Proteins from a genomic interval of Trifolium pratense cultivar HEN17-A07 linkage group LG6, ARS_RC_1.1, whole genome shotgun sequence:
- the LOC123888386 gene encoding transcription factor bHLH48-like isoform X1, whose product MEQQPTGTIHALDSVQFNEEIQGIMIPAPAPENASSFTALLELPPTQAVELLHLPDCDGTDSGRLSCCHVSVNQKPYLQNSSNGNLTFPTNAALIERAAKFSVFAGENTSPGEVRLFPAVSGLNLESVKNEPQETDSNPCSTQECVSDPAVENKNQRNVKRKEREKKAKPSSKKSKSVADETSGDGEKLPYVHVRVRRGQATDSHSLAERARREKINARMKLLQELVPGCDKISGTALVLDEIINHVQTLQRQVEILSMKLAAVNPRIDFNLDRLLASDGSSLMDSNLPSMVTPLMWPEIPLNINRPHYQQQWQLDAFHQPLWGREEDNHHFMTPENSLLSYDSPANSASLHSNQLKMEL is encoded by the exons ATGGAACAACAACCTACTGGAACCATTCACGCACTCGATTCCGTTCAATTTAACGAAGAAATCCAAGGAATTATGATTCCAGCACCGGCACCGGAAAACGCAAGCTCATTCACAGCACTACTTGAGCTTCCACCGACTCAGGCCGTAGAGCTACTTCATTTACCGGATTGCGACGGAACTGATTCCGGAAGATTATCTTGTTGCCACGTCAGCGTGAATCAGAAACCCTATCTTCAGAATTCTTCCAACGGTAATTTGACTTTTCCTACTAACGCTGCGTTAATTGAACGCGCTGCGAAATTCTCAGTGTTTGCTGGAGAGAATACTTCACCGGGAGAGGTGCGGTTGTTTCCGGCGGTGTCTGGACTGAATTTAGAAAGTGTGAAGAATGAGCCACAAGAGACAGATTCGAATCCTTGTTCGACTCAAGAGTGTGTTTCGGATCCTGCTGTTGAGAATAAGAATCAGAGAAACGTGAAGAGAAAAGAGCGGGAGAAGAAG GCTAAACCGTCGTCAAAGAAGAGCAAAAGCGTCGCCGATGAAACCTCCGGCGACGGTGAGAAGCTTCCGTACGTCCATGTTCGCGTTCGACGGGGTCAAGCTACTGATAGTCATAGCTTAGCAGAACGA GCTAGGAGAGAGAAGATTAATGCTCGTATGAAGCTTTTACAAGAGCTGGTCCCAGGCTGCGACAAG ATATCTGGAACAGCATTGGTTCTGGATGAAATCATCAACCATGTTCAAACTCTACAACGTCAAGTGGAG ATCTTATCAATGAAACTGGCAGCAGTTAACCCAAGAATTGATTTCAACTTAGACAGGTTATTGGCCTCTGAT GGGTCATCTTTAATGGACAGTAATTTACCTAGCATGGTTACGCCTCTCATGTGGCCAGAAATCCCACTCAACATTAACAGACCGCATTATCAACAGCAATGGCAATTAGATGCATTCCATCAACCACTTTGGGGAAGGGAAGAAGACAACCATCATTTCATGACTCCGGAAAACTCACTTTTGAGTTATGACTCCCCGGCTAATTCAG CATCTTTGCACTCAAATCAATTGAAGATGGAGCTCTGA
- the LOC123888386 gene encoding transcription factor bHLH48-like isoform X2 gives MEQQPTGTIHALDSVQFNEEIQGIMIPAPAPENASSFTALLELPPTQAVELLHLPDCDGTDSGRLSCCHVSVNQKPYLQNSSNGNLTFPTNAALIERAAKFSVFAGENTSPGEVRLFPAVSGLNLESVKNEPQETDSNPCSTQECVSDPAVENKNQRNVKRKEREKKAKPSSKKSKSVADETSGDGEKLPYVHVRVRRGQATDSHSLAERARREKINARMKLLQELVPGCDKISGTALVLDEIINHVQTLQRQVEGSSLMDSNLPSMVTPLMWPEIPLNINRPHYQQQWQLDAFHQPLWGREEDNHHFMTPENSLLSYDSPANSASLHSNQLKMEL, from the exons ATGGAACAACAACCTACTGGAACCATTCACGCACTCGATTCCGTTCAATTTAACGAAGAAATCCAAGGAATTATGATTCCAGCACCGGCACCGGAAAACGCAAGCTCATTCACAGCACTACTTGAGCTTCCACCGACTCAGGCCGTAGAGCTACTTCATTTACCGGATTGCGACGGAACTGATTCCGGAAGATTATCTTGTTGCCACGTCAGCGTGAATCAGAAACCCTATCTTCAGAATTCTTCCAACGGTAATTTGACTTTTCCTACTAACGCTGCGTTAATTGAACGCGCTGCGAAATTCTCAGTGTTTGCTGGAGAGAATACTTCACCGGGAGAGGTGCGGTTGTTTCCGGCGGTGTCTGGACTGAATTTAGAAAGTGTGAAGAATGAGCCACAAGAGACAGATTCGAATCCTTGTTCGACTCAAGAGTGTGTTTCGGATCCTGCTGTTGAGAATAAGAATCAGAGAAACGTGAAGAGAAAAGAGCGGGAGAAGAAG GCTAAACCGTCGTCAAAGAAGAGCAAAAGCGTCGCCGATGAAACCTCCGGCGACGGTGAGAAGCTTCCGTACGTCCATGTTCGCGTTCGACGGGGTCAAGCTACTGATAGTCATAGCTTAGCAGAACGA GCTAGGAGAGAGAAGATTAATGCTCGTATGAAGCTTTTACAAGAGCTGGTCCCAGGCTGCGACAAG ATATCTGGAACAGCATTGGTTCTGGATGAAATCATCAACCATGTTCAAACTCTACAACGTCAAGTGGAG GGGTCATCTTTAATGGACAGTAATTTACCTAGCATGGTTACGCCTCTCATGTGGCCAGAAATCCCACTCAACATTAACAGACCGCATTATCAACAGCAATGGCAATTAGATGCATTCCATCAACCACTTTGGGGAAGGGAAGAAGACAACCATCATTTCATGACTCCGGAAAACTCACTTTTGAGTTATGACTCCCCGGCTAATTCAG CATCTTTGCACTCAAATCAATTGAAGATGGAGCTCTGA